Within the Deltaproteobacteria bacterium genome, the region GCTAACGCTGATGCTTGCCTTAATGGTATTTTCTTTGAGGATTAGCAATTTTTGCTTTGATATATCGCTATCTGTTTTGAGGAGTTTTGGCTTTTCTCGGCTAGCTGCAAGATTGGATTCTTTGTTTTTAAAGCTTTCTCAGGCCATGGCAGTTGCGAGGGGGAGCAGGGTTTTACTGGCAAAAGCCATGTTGCTTTCTTTTGCTTTTCACCTAATGACGGTGGTCAATACTTATGTGGCAGCTTTGGCAGTTGGATGGAAGGAGCCTAATTTGGCAGGAATTTTTGTAATAGTCCCTCTAGTGCTTCTCGTGTCGCTTGTGCCACTTACGCCAAATGCTTTGGGGGTGCAAGAGGGGGCTTTTTTGTTTTTTTTGGAGAAGGTTGGAGCTACCAAGCCTCAAGGCTTAGGTGTCGGAATAGTTTTGCGGGCAAAGGTCATATTAATTGCTGTAGTAGGTGGGCTGCTCTTAGTTGGCTTACCGAAGGGAGAAGTAAGAGCTAGCGATATGCTTCGCGAAAAAAATTAAATTTCACATATCGCAGCTTAGTCAAGAAGACGCACTAAAACAGTCTTCTATTTTAAGTGTGTGGCTATTCTCTAAATTAGAGAAATAGAGTATGATTTGTGTTTGTAATGTTTAGTGTTCCTAACGAGGTAATGCATTTTCTCTTTTGCCATGAGTGTGTTCCGTTAAGCCGTTTATGTGAGCTTTGGAGGGATCTGTTGCGGTATAATACGGCTTTTGCTTTCGAGTAGTGTGTAACTCTTATCATCAGCCACAAAAGAATGGGATAAAGAAGTAAGTAAATATGTCGATTGTTGACGACTTTAGGTTTTTTCTAAAAGACAGGGAATTTGTGCCCATAATTGTTGGTGGTATGGGTGTGGACATTTCGAATTCAAAGCTAGCTTTAGCCATAGCGAACTTGGGAGGGATTGGCCATATATCAGATGCCATGTCGCCTTGCGTTTCTGATAGGGCATTTCGGACGACGTTTCAAAGCAGTAAGAGGAAGCGGTTTGCAATGTATGCGGAGTCGACTGACAAGGGCGAAGTAAAATGGGATCCGCGACATGTTTACGAGGCTACTGTTAACCACGTTCGAGCTACTATGGAGCACAAGAGTGGCCCAGGAGCGGTATTCGTCAACATCATGGAAAAACTCACCATGGGAAATCCCCTAGATACGCTTAGAGCTCGCCTGCGTGCTGCCATGGATGCTGGGATAGAGGGCA harbors:
- a CDS encoding flippase-like domain-containing protein; the protein is MLIKCAGAVAIVFALFYFVGASELLGALAEIDCVYVFYLILIAVVMIWISCLKWRLFIRAHARDVSILHLMKLYTTSYFFNTFAPSCIGGDVARSYQLGKYLESQKDAFVSTFLERFTGVLAMSCLGLVFVVLGSQATAGIEIAVIIVGVLTLMLALMVFSLRISNFCFDISLSVLRSFGFSRLAARLDSLFLKLSQAMAVARGSRVLLAKAMLLSFAFHLMTVVNTYVAALAVGWKEPNLAGIFVIVPLVLLVSLVPLTPNALGVQEGAFLFFLEKVGATKPQGLGVGIVLRAKVILIAVVGGLLLVGLPKGEVRASDMLREKN